From the genome of Candidatus Melainabacteria bacterium RIFOXYA2_FULL_32_9:
ATTATGCGGTAACGAGTTATGTTGCTGTTCCTGGTTGAAGCAGTTTAGCTCTATTAATATAAAACTTGCAAAAGATCAGGGAATGCCTATCAATCCCAGTAAAATATCAGGGTCTTGTGGAAGATTATTATGCTGTATGAATTATGAGTATTCAACATATATGGAAGCAGCAGTCGGCATGCCACCTGTTGGAAGTGGTGTTATGACACCTGATGGTATTGGTAGAGTTTCTGCTTTACATTTCTTGAATGGTAAAGTGGCTGTAAAACTTGAAGATGGCAAAATTAAAGATTTTACTAAACAGGAAATTGATATGATTGAGGATGAAGTTTCTAATATTGAAATTGATAATCCTCTGCAATATAACGATGATGATGAAGAATTTGTTGATATTTCTCAGTTAGAGGATGATGAACAGAGCTTTACTTCTGAAGTTTAAAAAAGTTAGCTTTTAGGCAACAGCTGATAATACTTTATTATGCCTTTTATTTGTGTTAATTAAGAATTATGTTTACTGGTATTATTGAAGAAATAGGAACGGTTAGAAGTATTGAAAAAATAGCTCAAGGAGCTGTTATTTCGATTAATTGTTCTAGGATTCTTGATGATCTTAATATAGGTGACAGTGTTGCTGTTAATGGTGCCTGTCAAACTGTAGTCAAGCATGGAAGCGATAGTTTTGACGTTGAAGCTTCTCCTGAAACTATGAATCTGACTACTTTTAAGTACTTTAGAGAAAGTGACAAGGTTAATTTAGAAAGAGCTATGTCTTCTCAGAGTAGATTTGGTGGCCATATGGTTACAGGGCATGTGGACGGTATCGGAGAATTTAGAGAAAAAGTAAATCAGGGTATTGCAGATTTATATTACTTTTCTGCTCCAAATGACGTTGTAAAGTATATGGTCTATAAAGGTTCGATAACTATTAATGGAATTAGTTTGACTATTGCTTCTTTACAAGAAAATATATTTAGTATCTCAGTTATCTCCCAGACAGAAAAGTCAACAAACTTGATGTATTTAAAACCCGGGGATAAGGTTAACCTGGAGTCAGACATTATTGCAAAATATGTTGAAAAGTTTGTATCTAAGTCTGATAATGCTACTGGAAATATTAATGTAAATTATCTTGAACAGAATGGATTTATATAGGAATGGAAAGTATAAAAAATAAAAACGAATATATGTACAATACTGTTGAAGAAGCCATTCAAGATATTAGAAATGGCAAAATGGTTATTGTGGCGGATGATGAAACTAGAGAAAACGAGGGTGACCTTGTTTGTGCAGCAGAAAAAGTCACTCCTGAGATAATAAATTTCATGGTAACAGAGGCTAGGGGATTAATATGTTTAACTCTGACTGCTGAAAGAACTCAAGAGCTTAATCTGTATCAAATGGTGAATAAGAATACTGAGTCTCATGGTTGTGCATTTACCATAAGCATTGATGCAGAAGCAGCTTTTGGAGTCACAACAGGAATTTCAGCTAAAGACAGAGCAACAACTATTAAAGTAGCAGTTGATCCTAATACTAAACCTTCGGATTTGAGAAAACCCGGACATATTTTTCCTATTGAAGCAAAAAAAGGCGGAGTATTAGAAAGAGTTGGCCAAACTGAAGCCAGCGTTGATCTTGCAAGATTAGCGGGCTTAACCCCTGCTGGCGTTATTTGCGAAATTTTGAATCCTGATGGCACGAT
Proteins encoded in this window:
- a CDS encoding riboflavin synthase subunit alpha, whose translation is MFTGIIEEIGTVRSIEKIAQGAVISINCSRILDDLNIGDSVAVNGACQTVVKHGSDSFDVEASPETMNLTTFKYFRESDKVNLERAMSSQSRFGGHMVTGHVDGIGEFREKVNQGIADLYYFSAPNDVVKYMVYKGSITINGISLTIASLQENIFSISVISQTEKSTNLMYLKPGDKVNLESDIIAKYVEKFVSKSDNATGNINVNYLEQNGFI